CTAGACGCGCAATATACATCCACATTGTTAAAGATACAATGAGTATTAAAGGGATGTCACCAGATGTCCCAAATCTATTTAAACCAATAGCTAATACAACAACTTGAGGCACCATTAAAAATAAGTCAGTCGATCTCATTAATAGTGAATCAATCCAACCTCCTGCATATGCTGCAATCGAGCCAATTAAAGTTCCTATTACCGTAGAGACAATAGCAACACCAACAGCTATTCGCAAAGTTATTTGCATTGCATATAGCAGTTCCGTAAACATGTCCCTACCAAGAATATCTGTACCCAACCAATGAGAACCCGAAGGTAATTGTCTAGCATCGCTAAGTAATTGACTATTCTGTTCGTAACCAGATATTAGAGATGGGAAAGCACATAATGCAATACAAAAAATCATGAATATTAAAGAAATTAAAGCTGGTTTATTTTTAGAAAATCTTTTTAATGCACGATAACGTTTCTGAGGGATAACTTCATCGATCATCTTCAATTCTTCAATTTTAGTTAATTCGCTCATGTTCGTATCCTCGGATCGATAACTGTATATAACAAATCTGCAAAGAAATTAGCACTTACTACGAAAAGTGCCACGAGCATTGTCCACCCAGTTAGAGTTGTAGCATCACCTGCACTCAAGGCATTTATAAATACGAACCCCATACCTTTGAGTGAAAAAATGAATTCCGTAACGATCAAACCACCCATTAATGCACCTAGATCTAAGGCTATTATAGTTATCATTGGCAACTGAGCATTTCTAAATGCATGCTTCATATAGACTCTTTTTTTGCTCATTCCTTTGGCTAGGGCTGTTCTATTGTAATCACTTTGTAAAGCCTCAATCATAGATGAGCGTTGATACCTAGACCACGTAGATATAAGCTGTATTGCTAAAACCATAACAGGCATGGTTAAATTCCTTATATATGTGATGAAACTATCTAGAGTAAAAGAACCATCTGAAGCTCTACCAAAATGTCCACCAATATTTGAATCAATCTTAAATCTTGCATTACCAGGCGAACCAAATATATTCGAAATAGATGATAAAAAATGCGGAAGATGATTTGTAAATAGATCGGGTAAATATGTAGTAAAAATATCTATAAGAACATATCCAAAAAAGAATGTTGGTAATGCCGCTCCTAAGAATGAAAATCCAGAGAATGTGAAGTCCCAAAAATTATTTCTATTTATAGCTGCAATCACACCAAAAGCAATTCCAAGTAAACCAGCAACAATCATTCCCCAAATCACTAATTCAAAAGTATTTTTTATACCACGAGATAATTTTGTAGTCACTAATTCACGATCTATATCGCCTTTACCTAAATTAAAGCTTTTTAATTCACCTACCCATCTACCGTATTGTTTAAAAATATTCTCATTTAAATGAAGTCTTATTTTTTCTCTAGGAACAGCATTTTGATCTTTTGAAGTTCGTAATCTAGCTGTAGGGTCAACAGATGCTCTGATTCCAGCGAACACAACAAACGAAGCAATCACTAGCAATAATAATGAAATTAAAGCTCTCTTTAATAAGAATTTTGTAGCTACCATTAAACTATTAGGTTAGTTTCATTTACATAAAAAAGTGGGGATGCACTAGGCATCCCCACTAAAAATTAGTTTAATAAATTTTTATTTTCTGATACCCCATTGATTCAAATTCCAGAATGGTCCTTGAATTGGATTTTCATCGATTTGACCAACAATACTCTTTTTCCATAAAAGAATATTTGGGAGTGGGTCTAATGGGAATGATGTTGCATCATCTGCTAATGCCTTCTCTGCTTTTTGACTAGCCTCAATACGTTTTGCAACATCAAGTTCCTTATCTACTGTTTGAAGGAATCCATCTGCTTTTACATCACGTGTTCTAGTCCAGTTTTGACCTGAATCATCATTCTCAGGACCAGGAATTTGAGCCAAACAAAATAAGTTACAGTTTGTAGGGTTCAAAGTAGTAAGAACCTGAGCATACAGTGCAACCTGGAAGTTTCCTTCTGGAGCTGCTGAACCAAATAGATCCGCTGCAGTCAAAGGTGCAATTGCTACTTTCCAACCAGCATCTTTAAGTTGACTTTGGATATTTTCCATCATTAACTTTCGACGTTCGTTACCTTCTGTAGAATTGATAGTAAATTCTAATAATTTACCATCTTTTGCATAAATTCCATCAGAATTCTTTTCCCAACCTTCACCTGTTAACAATTTATCTGCTTTTTTAAGATCAAGTTTGTAAACAGAGAATCCTTCTTTATCTGCATATTCATTTAATACTGGAGGGACGAAGCTATTTACAGCTTTGGTCACGCCAATTTCTCCAAATAATGCATTCACTGTTGCATCACGGTCAATTGAATATCCAAATGCTTGACGTACAGCTTTAGAGTCGAAAGGAGCACGATCGTTATTAATCCATATAGCTTCTGTTGAGCCTGTTGTTTTATTCACAATCTGATTTGCATCTTTTAGACCCTTATTGATTGAATCAATAACATCTATTTGTGGTTGAGGATATATTGCACTTACTTCACCATTATTAAATGATTTAAATTGTGTAACAGTATCTGAAACAAATTTAAATATAACTTTATCAACAATTGGCTTGTCACCCCAATATTTATCATTAGGAACAAGTGTTATATTTTCTGTCTTATTCCATTTTTCCAATTTAAAAGGTCCACCAGAAAAAGTATAACCATCAGCCATCTCAGCTGCACGGTCTTTGCCTTCAAGAATATGTGAAGGCAAAACTCCATAATTACCACCAAATAAGTCTTTCCAACCAGCGTATACTTTTGCCATTGATACAATAACTTTATGATTATCGTTTTTATCAACAGTTACGCTTTTTACATCTTGGTATCCTGATTTATCGTATACATCTTCACCATTAGCAATTTGGTCCCAAGTGTAAACGAAGTCTTGACCAGTGATATCTACACCGTCAGACCATACTGCTTTAGGGTTAATTTGATAAGTGATTTTTTGTATAGGATCAGTTTCCAGTTTTGGTTCTGAAGCTAAAAGATCTGTTCTTTTAATTTCCCATTGATCTTTATCTCCAACACGTTCCGCAGAGAAAGCACGAGGAAGTGTATTAACTGCTACAGTCCAGAAACCCCACGATGCTCCAGAGCATGAACCCACGAAGTCCAAACAATCTGGTTCTTGTTCAGCGCCAATTGTTATTGTTCCACCCTTTTTAGCAAGGTCCTTCGATTCCGCTTTATCGTTATTTGTTGCTGACTTACTTGAAGAGCTACAAGCTCCGACAAGCATGGCTACAATCAATATAAATGCAAAAAGCATTTTGTATTTATTTAATGGTTTATTCACCATTACCCCCTTTTACTTTCTTCTCTGTTGAGATTTTTTATTTAAGTTGTATAGATAAAATAATAGTAGTAAAAATAAACACTGTAGATGCAGCAATTGTTAATCTGTCCAAGTTTTTTTCAACTATAGTTGCACCCGCCATTGCGCCTGATCCAGCACCACCACCAAAAAGATCTGATAAACCGCCACCTTTTCCAGAGTGAAGTAATATTAAAAATATTAATAGTAATGTTGCACTAACATGTATAGCTATAAGTGAAGTTGTAAGTATGCCCATATCAATAGACTAGTCGGTTCAGAATAGTTGCCATAGCATTTAGCTGTAATTTGTCCTAAATGGACAATTAATTTTTAATTTTTAATCGCCGATATAACTAAACGTGAAAAATCATCCGCATTTAAACTTGCACCGCCAACCAACAAACCGTCTATACCTTCTTGATCCATAAAATTTCTTGCATTTAATGGATCCACACTTGCCCCATATATAACTCTTGTGGCATCGCTAGAACCCTTATGCATAGCAAATATTACAGATCGGATTTTGGAAATCATCTCATTGGCCTGTACAATCGTTGCTGGTGTTCCAGCTCCAATAGCCCAAACCGGTTCATATGCGATGATCACATTTTCTATCTCTGATTTTGATATTTTACTTAAACCTATAGAAATTTGTTCTTCTACAATATCAAATGATTGGTCATTCTCTCTCTGTTCTTTTGTTTCACCAACACATAGAATTGGTGTCATAGCAAATTTTAAAACAGATTTTACTTTTTCAGCTATTATGTCATTTGTCTCATTAAAATATTGGCGTCTCTCACTATGACCGGCTATTACATAACTAGTACCGAACTTAGCAAGCATTGGTGCTGAAATCTCTCCAGTGAAAGCACCTTTTTCAGATTGATGGACATTTTGCGCACCAAGTTTGAATTCCATCTTATCTGAGTCAATAGTTGTTTGGACACTTCGTAAATCTGTGAAAGGAGGACAGAGCACTACCTCTGCATTTTCTAATAAATATTTAT
This region of Acidimicrobiia bacterium genomic DNA includes:
- a CDS encoding ABC transporter permease, which gives rise to MSELTKIEELKMIDEVIPQKRYRALKRFSKNKPALISLIFMIFCIALCAFPSLISGYEQNSQLLSDARQLPSGSHWLGTDILGRDMFTELLYAMQITLRIAVGVAIVSTVIGTLIGSIAAYAGGWIDSLLMRSTDLFLMVPQVVVLAIGLNRFGTSGDIPLILIVSLTMWMYIARLVRSQVLSIREREYVDAAKISGRGFFYITFIHLIRNSVSIIAISTAITISTSIILESTVSFLGFGVKPPRTSLGLMLNAARGNTTGDRAYLFYAPGMAIFLIVLAVNFISDGLRDALDPGSEKS
- a CDS encoding ABC transporter permease; translation: MVATKFLLKRALISLLLLVIASFVVFAGIRASVDPTARLRTSKDQNAVPREKIRLHLNENIFKQYGRWVGELKSFNLGKGDIDRELVTTKLSRGIKNTFELVIWGMIVAGLLGIAFGVIAAINRNNFWDFTFSGFSFLGAALPTFFFGYVLIDIFTTYLPDLFTNHLPHFLSSISNIFGSPGNARFKIDSNIGGHFGRASDGSFTLDSFITYIRNLTMPVMVLAIQLISTWSRYQRSSMIEALQSDYNRTALAKGMSKKRVYMKHAFRNAQLPMITIIALDLGALMGGLIVTEFIFSLKGMGFVFINALSAGDATTLTGWTMLVALFVVSANFFADLLYTVIDPRIRT
- a CDS encoding peptide ABC transporter substrate-binding protein yields the protein MVNKPLNKYKMLFAFILIVAMLVGACSSSSKSATNNDKAESKDLAKKGGTITIGAEQEPDCLDFVGSCSGASWGFWTVAVNTLPRAFSAERVGDKDQWEIKRTDLLASEPKLETDPIQKITYQINPKAVWSDGVDITGQDFVYTWDQIANGEDVYDKSGYQDVKSVTVDKNDNHKVIVSMAKVYAGWKDLFGGNYGVLPSHILEGKDRAAEMADGYTFSGGPFKLEKWNKTENITLVPNDKYWGDKPIVDKVIFKFVSDTVTQFKSFNNGEVSAIYPQPQIDVIDSINKGLKDANQIVNKTTGSTEAIWINNDRAPFDSKAVRQAFGYSIDRDATVNALFGEIGVTKAVNSFVPPVLNEYADKEGFSVYKLDLKKADKLLTGEGWEKNSDGIYAKDGKLLEFTINSTEGNERRKLMMENIQSQLKDAGWKVAIAPLTAADLFGSAAPEGNFQVALYAQVLTTLNPTNCNLFCLAQIPGPENDDSGQNWTRTRDVKADGFLQTVDKELDVAKRIEASQKAEKALADDATSFPLDPLPNILLWKKSIVGQIDENPIQGPFWNLNQWGIRK
- the secG gene encoding preprotein translocase subunit SecG — protein: MGILTTSLIAIHVSATLLLIFLILLHSGKGGGLSDLFGGGAGSGAMAGATIVEKNLDRLTIAASTVFIFTTIILSIQLK
- a CDS encoding triose-phosphate isomerase, which translates into the protein MRTPIIVANWKMNLNHLEAIALTQKLSYQIDKYLLENAEVVLCPPFTDLRSVQTTIDSDKMEFKLGAQNVHQSEKGAFTGEISAPMLAKFGTSYVIAGHSERRQYFNETNDIIAEKVKSVLKFAMTPILCVGETKEQRENDQSFDIVEEQISIGLSKISKSEIENVIIAYEPVWAIGAGTPATIVQANEMISKIRSVIFAMHKGSSDATRVIYGASVDPLNARNFMDQEGIDGLLVGGASLNADDFSRLVISAIKN